TTCTGCAACAACAACACTCGGCGCAAGCGAGCGCGACGCCGTCGGTGAACGGAGGGCCTCAAGCACTTCCTGCGCGTCGTCCGGCGCGTCGATGCTGGCCATTTGGCGCTGCCTTGAGGCGGTCGACTGCGAGGTACTATCTTCGGGCGCGGCGTCGTTTTCGCGACGCGTGAGTTCGCTGTTAGGGGCGCGGCGTGCATTCAAGGGCGGGTTGTCCGTCTGGCGCTCGGTCCGTTCTGGCGCCGCGGCTTGGCGCAAGACGCTGACGCTGTCCGCTTCCAGTTCGGTCGCCGGCTGGACAGGCGTAGCGACGAGCGATGGCGTTTCGATTAACTCCGGCGAGAAATCCTGTTGTCGCTCCTGCCGACTGAGCGGCCCCGCGGAGTACGATTCACTTCGCCGCGGCGCGGCGGTTTCCGCCCTGACGAGCGGCGCCGGCTGCGGATTTTCGATTTCAATTCGCGCCTGTTCCAGGTTCTCCCGAATCTCCGTCGGCTGGCTGGGGAGTTCCTCCTTCACCAACTCAGGCGGCAGCATGTCCGGCACGACGGTTTCCAATGGATCGTCGAGCGTTTCGTCCGGGACGGTTTGATCGAGTTCTTGAAAGTCATAATCCGGCAGCGTGACGAGCGGCATTTCTTCCAGCGGCTCATTCACGGCGGCTTCGTTCGCCAGGAGCGCCATCTCCAGGAACTGCTCGTGCAGATAAACGGCCGCCCAGAGATGCGTGATCAACGCGACGAGCACGGAGAGTTGCATGCGCCGCGACCAATGGCGGTCGAGCCGCATCATGCCCCAGACCATCGCCCCCATGACGGCCAATAACGAACCGAGCCGCACCCAACCGTTGTATACTAGGACCGGCGTGTGGAAATCACTTTCCGCGACCACCACTCCGGCCACGCACAGCCCGAACACCACGAGCGCAGCGTTGACCGGCCAGAGAAAGTCGTCGAAGTCGGCAATCCGATGCGACGGCAGGCGGCGGATCAGGCGTTCAGGGGGCATGGTCTAAAATCGCAAGCCGGTCGCGTTCTCAAACTCGATTGTGGGAGGCGTCTCCGACGCCGATTGTTCGTCGCTGAACTGCCGAGCGGTCCCTATTCCTCAGTAGCGTCCACTCCATCGGTGTCGGAGACGCCTCCCACAGATTCACGCAGCGCCGGTTATCCGTCGCGCGGCGCCGTGGTGACTCGATAATCGCGGATGTTCGCCTTGTTGCATAGGTCCATCACCAGGACGACGTGCTTCCATTCGCAGCGCTCGTCGGCGCGAATGATGACCGATTGCCGGCCCGGGTTGTTGGAGGATGCCTGTTTGAGGAGTTGTTCCAATTGCCCCGCGGAACATTCCGTGCTCTGCACCACGTACTGACCGTCGCGGCCGACGTTAACAAACAATTCCTTCGGCTTGCTGGTGAGCGGGCGCGCCTCGCTGGCCTGCGGCAGCACGATCGGCAATTCGCGCTCCTCTTCTTCGAGCTTGCTGCCGACCAGAAAAAAGATCAGCAACAAAAACACGCAATCAATCAACGGCGTGAAGTTGATCGTGCCGGAAGTTTTTGATTGCTTGATATTGACGGCCATCGCCGGCTACTCCTTGGCCGCCGGGACGGCGAGCATTGGTGATTCCACCGGCCGACGCACCGCGGCGGGTTTCTCGCGTTCCAGGTCGCCAGGCGTGACGCGTTGCTTCCCTTCGAAGCGTTCCAAATGCGGCAGCAGTCCGAGCAAGAACTCGTCGATTTCCGTGAACAGCCGTTGAATGCGACCTTCAAAAAAATGGGCGGTCATCACTGCAGGAATCGCCACAGTGAGTCCGGCGAAGGTCGTCACGAGCGCGATATAAATGCCCTGGGCCAGGAACTGCGTCTTATTTTGTCCGGCGGGCAGATTGGCGGTGACGAAGAAGGCCATGATCATGCCTTGCACGGTGCCGAGCAGTCCCAGCAGTGGCGCGACGCTGGCCGCCAGATTGATCGGCCGTACGTTGTTGAACAGCCGATTCGCCTCGCGATCAGCGACGTCTTTCTTGATCGCCTCGACTTCGCTATGCGGCCGGCCCAACTTAAGCAGGATCTCCTTGAGCACCGACGCCGCCGCGGACGGATACTGCTGACAGAGCCGATATGCTGCTTTGGGATCGAGCCCGCCGGTCTTGGAACTCTGTTCGATGAGTTGACGGACGAGTCGTGGCGGAATCACGCGGCGCCGGCGCAACGCGATCAGGCGCTCGCAGCCGAAAATCACCACGACAAATGACATGAACAAAATCGGCCACATCAGAATGCCGCCGGCGAAGAACATCTCCAGTAAGCTCGGAAACGCCGGCTGCTGAAATGCCGCCGCTGGCTCGGCGGCGGCCGTGTCTTCAGAGGCAGTCGGCGCGGCGAGCTTTTCTTCCGCCAAGCGCTCAGCATCAACAGGCTGAGCGTCTTGCGCATGACTCGTGCGCGCAGCAACGCACCAGATGGCGATCGCAAACACCGCGTGCCAGGCCACGAAGCGCGCCAAGGCTTGCGCTCGGTCAAACATCGAATTGTCGTTCATCTGAGAGTTCCCATTGGGACGCTATCCGCCCAGTTCCGCGATCTTCTTCTTCGCCTGCGTCACTTTGTCGCTGTCGGGGTATTTCTGGACGATTTCCTGGTACGACTCCAGGGCTTGCTGTTTTTGTTTGCGGACTTCGAAGCAGCGCCCCGCTTCGTAGAGCGCGTTGGCTTGCCACTGCGGGTAGGCGTACCCGTAAGCCACTTTGAAGAAGTGCTTGATCGCGTCGCCGTGCGCTTGGCGCTCGAAGCAGATCTCGCCGATCATAAATCGCGCTCGGGCGGCGACTTCGTTGCCGGATTTTTCCGTCGCCTGCTCGTACAGCTTGACCGCCTCGTCGAGCTCGCCCAGGTTCTGCTTCGCCCAGCCTTGCTCATAGAGCAACTCCGCCGCATAGGCGTTGTCCGGCTGCGAGGCCAACACTTCACTGGCCATTTGCAGTGCCTCTTGCCATTGCTGTGCTTGCGCGGCGCATTGGGCGCCGTGCAAGGCCGCGAGCGCCGCGAACTCCGGATTGGAAAGCTGTCCGAGCGCTCGATAGGATTCGCGGGCTTCGGGGTACTTCTCCTGCTTGAACAGCACCTCGGCTTCCATGAACCGAGCGTCGGCAGCCAGCGGACCCTCGGCATAGTGTTCGCGCTGGAACTTGAATGACTTCTGCGCCTTGTCGAAGTCGTCCAAGCGGTAGTACGCCCAAGCGAGTTTGTGCGCGGCTTTCTCGCCGAGATCGGACTTACCGGCCTTTTGCTGCGCGGCAAAATACGCCTTGGCCGCCTCCTGAAATTCGCCGGCGTCGTAAGCGGTCTCGCCGACGTGATACCAACTCTCCGCGGCGACCGGGCCGTCGCTCTGCGCCTGCGCGAGTTGCTTGAACTGCTCGCCGGATTCCTTTTCCTTGCCGGCCGACTTAAGGGCCCAAGCCAACTCGTAACGAATCTTCGTCGCTTGTTGGGACTGCGCATCGTCCGCGAGGAGTTGTTGGAACGTCGTCACCGCAGCGTCGAACTGCTGGAGGCCAACTTGGCAAAGTCCTACTTCGAACAACGCCGCCGCACGCTCCGCGCCGTCGGGACTGGCCTTCAAGTAAGCTTGAAGATCCTCC
This is a stretch of genomic DNA from Planctomycetia bacterium. It encodes these proteins:
- a CDS encoding biopolymer transporter ExbD, which codes for MAVNIKQSKTSGTINFTPLIDCVFLLLIFFLVGSKLEEEERELPIVLPQASEARPLTSKPKELFVNVGRDGQYVVQSTECSAGQLEQLLKQASSNNPGRQSVIIRADERCEWKHVVLVMDLCNKANIRDYRVTTAPRDG
- a CDS encoding MotA/TolQ/ExbB proton channel family protein yields the protein MNDNSMFDRAQALARFVAWHAVFAIAIWCVAARTSHAQDAQPVDAERLAEEKLAAPTASEDTAAAEPAAAFQQPAFPSLLEMFFAGGILMWPILFMSFVVVIFGCERLIALRRRRVIPPRLVRQLIEQSSKTGGLDPKAAYRLCQQYPSAAASVLKEILLKLGRPHSEVEAIKKDVADREANRLFNNVRPINLAASVAPLLGLLGTVQGMIMAFFVTANLPAGQNKTQFLAQGIYIALVTTFAGLTVAIPAVMTAHFFEGRIQRLFTEIDEFLLGLLPHLERFEGKQRVTPGDLEREKPAAVRRPVESPMLAVPAAKE